The Polaribacter tangerinus genome has a segment encoding these proteins:
- the msrA gene encoding peptide-methionine (S)-S-oxide reductase MsrA → MTNYKKAYIAGGCFWGMEDLFRTRPGIIDTEVGYIGGENENPTYRNHPGHAEGIELVYDPSVTSFKEILDYFFRIHNPTTVDRQGNDRGSSYRSAIFFQNEEEKAIAEEVIKIVDDSKKWDGKVVTTLEPFTPFWPAEPEHQDYLVRIPNGYTCHFERFEEPFIS, encoded by the coding sequence ATGACGAATTATAAAAAAGCGTATATCGCTGGCGGATGTTTCTGGGGAATGGAAGATTTGTTTAGAACTCGCCCAGGAATTATAGATACCGAAGTAGGATATATTGGTGGTGAAAACGAAAATCCTACCTACCGCAATCATCCTGGTCATGCCGAAGGAATTGAACTTGTTTACGACCCAAGTGTAACTTCTTTTAAAGAAATATTGGATTACTTTTTTAGAATCCATAATCCTACAACTGTAGACCGACAAGGAAACGACCGAGGATCTAGCTATCGTTCGGCTATATTTTTCCAAAATGAGGAAGAAAAAGCAATTGCCGAAGAGGTAATAAAAATTGTAGACGATTCTAAAAAATGGGACGGAAAAGTAGTAACCACCTTAGAGCCTTTTACTCCATTTTGGCCAGCAGAGCCAGAGCACCAAGATTATTTGGTACGCATACCTAATGGCTACACGTGCCATTTCGAAAGATTTGAAGAACCTTTTATATCATAA
- a CDS encoding carboxymuconolactone decarboxylase family protein produces MTEVQFKDLRFNPDSTPFHDLAKQMAKAFGYTANLDIDKQLAQLLRLRVAQKSECAYCIILHAEASRNAGISAAKTDNISSWWNSELFTAKEKVALAYCDVLTDGTHKNFQQYHDNMLSFFTEKEIAETAAIVINMNLWTRLKLAQGATPFLG; encoded by the coding sequence ATGACCGAAGTACAATTTAAAGACTTACGATTTAACCCAGATAGCACGCCATTTCATGATTTGGCAAAACAAATGGCGAAAGCTTTTGGTTATACGGCAAATTTAGATATAGACAAGCAATTAGCGCAACTACTAAGGTTGCGCGTTGCTCAAAAAAGCGAGTGTGCATATTGCATAATATTACACGCGGAAGCGAGCAGAAATGCAGGAATATCGGCAGCTAAAACCGATAATATATCCTCTTGGTGGAATAGCGAATTATTTACAGCTAAAGAAAAAGTAGCCTTAGCCTATTGTGATGTGTTGACAGATGGAACACACAAAAATTTTCAGCAATACCACGATAATATGTTGTCTTTTTTTACTGAAAAAGAAATTGCCGAAACAGCTGCTATCGTAATTAATATGAACCTGTGGACTCGACTAAAATTAGCACAAGGTGCTACGCCATTTTTAGGATAA
- a CDS encoding Crp/Fnr family transcriptional regulator, giving the protein MSNKLSDNFGYLFEDELINEISKIGTLKLFSSNEIIIEIDDYIKSMPLLLSGAVKILREDEKGEELVLYYLEKGDTCAMTLSCCMGQTKSKIRAVAETDTELILLPKEKMAEWLGTYKSWQSYILQSYHFRMDELLEAVDTIAFLKMDERLFKYLKDKAMVNNNDILTTTHKEISEDLHTSRVVISRLLKKLENESKIKLYRNSIKVLAL; this is encoded by the coding sequence ATGTCGAACAAACTTTCAGATAACTTTGGCTATCTTTTTGAAGATGAGCTTATTAATGAAATTTCAAAAATTGGTACTTTAAAACTATTTTCTTCAAATGAAATTATTATAGAAATTGATGATTATATAAAGTCGATGCCACTTCTTCTTTCTGGTGCTGTAAAAATTCTAAGAGAAGATGAAAAAGGAGAAGAATTGGTGCTGTACTACTTAGAGAAAGGAGATACTTGTGCAATGACATTATCGTGCTGTATGGGGCAAACTAAAAGTAAAATTAGAGCAGTAGCAGAAACAGATACAGAGCTCATACTTTTACCTAAAGAAAAAATGGCAGAGTGGCTGGGAACCTATAAAAGCTGGCAATCTTATATTTTACAAAGTTACCATTTCAGAATGGATGAACTTTTAGAAGCCGTAGATACAATTGCTTTTTTAAAAATGGACGAACGTCTTTTTAAATATTTAAAAGATAAGGCTATGGTTAACAACAACGATATTCTTACTACTACACACAAAGAAATTTCTGAGGATTTACATACCTCTAGAGTCGTAATATCTCGGCTGTTAAAAAAACTAGAAAATGAGTCGAAAATTAAACTCTACAGAAATAGCATTAAAGTTTTAGCATTGTAA
- a CDS encoding cation transporter — MEKTIFEITKMDCPSEENLIRMKLDGISSIANLDFDIPNRKLTVFHSGEIDQIEKCVIELNLGGKKISTEQTDQTEFRDNENQKKLLWSVLAVNFAFFIIEMTTGIISKSMGLVADSLDMLADSFVYGISLFAVGGTLIKKKQIAKIAGYFQIILAVIGFVEAVRRFLGNEKLPDFSIMIIVSIFALIANGICLYILQKSKNKEEAHMKASMIFTSNDVIINLGVITAGILVHWLSSNKPDLIIGTIVFVLVIQGAFRILKLSR; from the coding sequence TTGGAAAAAACAATATTTGAAATAACGAAAATGGATTGTCCCTCAGAGGAAAATCTAATCCGAATGAAATTGGACGGGATTTCGAGTATTGCAAATTTGGACTTTGATATTCCAAACCGAAAATTAACTGTTTTTCACAGCGGAGAAATTGACCAAATCGAAAAGTGCGTTATCGAACTGAATTTAGGCGGAAAGAAAATCTCGACAGAACAAACCGACCAAACTGAATTTAGAGATAACGAAAATCAAAAAAAACTACTTTGGTCGGTACTTGCTGTAAATTTTGCGTTTTTCATAATCGAAATGACTACAGGAATTATCTCGAAATCGATGGGATTGGTTGCCGATAGTTTAGATATGCTTGCAGACAGTTTTGTATACGGTATTAGCTTATTTGCCGTGGGTGGAACATTAATTAAGAAAAAGCAGATTGCCAAAATTGCCGGATATTTTCAAATAATACTAGCGGTTATTGGGTTTGTAGAAGCTGTAAGAAGATTTTTAGGAAACGAAAAACTTCCCGATTTTTCTATAATGATTATCGTATCGATTTTTGCACTTATTGCAAACGGAATTTGTCTTTACATTTTGCAAAAATCAAAAAACAAAGAAGAGGCTCATATGAAAGCTAGTATGATTTTTACCTCGAATGATGTAATTATAAATTTAGGAGTAATAACTGCAGGAATTCTAGTACATTGGCTAAGTTCAAATAAACCTGATTTAATAATAGGAACAATTGTTTTTGTACTGGTAATTCAAGGAGCTTTTCGAATATTAAAATTAAGCAGGTAA
- a CDS encoding type II toxin-antitoxin system RelE/ParE family toxin: protein MAEYKLTNKAVEDLSKIWDYTFETWSEKQAEKYYEELITNCEEIAENPDLGKKYKGISKQLLGVKANRHIIFYRTLDKSYIEITRILHERMDLKKKITE, encoded by the coding sequence ATGGCTGAATATAAACTGACAAACAAAGCTGTCGAGGATTTATCGAAAATTTGGGATTACACATTTGAGACTTGGTCTGAAAAACAGGCTGAGAAATATTACGAGGAACTAATTACCAATTGTGAGGAAATTGCGGAAAATCCAGATTTAGGAAAAAAATACAAAGGAATATCAAAGCAACTTCTCGGAGTTAAAGCAAACCGACACATAATATTTTACAGAACATTGGATAAAAGTTATATAGAAATCACGAGAATACTGCACGAAAGAATGGATTTAAAGAAAAAGATAACCGAATAA
- a CDS encoding type II toxin-antitoxin system ParD family antitoxin yields the protein MNKNTSISLGSYFDQFVQNRISEGRFKNVSEVIRAGLRLLEEEESKVIALKNAIQEGIDSGIAHDFDPKKHLESLKANKHSNG from the coding sequence ATGAACAAAAACACATCAATATCGCTCGGAAGTTATTTTGACCAATTCGTTCAAAACCGAATAAGCGAAGGCAGGTTTAAAAACGTGAGTGAAGTAATTCGTGCTGGATTAAGACTTTTAGAGGAAGAAGAAAGTAAAGTGATTGCTTTAAAAAACGCAATACAAGAAGGAATCGATAGCGGAATTGCTCACGATTTCGACCCAAAAAAACATTTAGAATCTTTGAAAGCCAATAAGCACTCGAATGGCTGA